In Penaeus chinensis breed Huanghai No. 1 chromosome 2, ASM1920278v2, whole genome shotgun sequence, the following proteins share a genomic window:
- the LOC125031134 gene encoding E3 ubiquitin-protein ligase rnf168-like isoform X3 has protein sequence MALAGKGALQELTLADVKCPVCLSILIEPVTMPCSHTLCMPCFVQNVAQTALACPLCRKRISVWVRRSTKAKKLVDKRLWDKIQENFSNLIEARLHDEDDFILEDTDVPKPLVCQPGEIRQEYEALLAQEEQERSLQRTEEELASSRLIQQLQEEEKMKLRERRERQQLLCENDEAVAQQVKEEEKKKKQPVILSPVSSRKGSHATSKPTSTPTRGPMDIFIGQKTPRSSSKRIAPRVGYSSGSTSSEINFGSPDRSLSLPDRSARDVNSTPTTSSFSPVRRRSLHASTMDSPRRLNKEKGIDSMATRIGRQLREITSSQSSESESEDIGLSSPTCYKKSGKENVGKSSKLGKVKVKNKESESHRTFSECSPDIDSYCGVKMDYSQDSSYSRLEDSDETDIEDDNVESSSALRRLHDSAKKDERQRASDSKSDLRITELCDNVDARLSEQGKASATVSTHSSDVLIPDEVLETEGSKSDDISSLIKEQQLLEARIQQEEADRLLAEALQRELNQRPQDTGNFQVNRSRGSEDEYSLRDRNPAAKKATPTRSVPSKSTVQSKLSPNQSKKRQSTLMESLKKRQKT, from the exons ATGGCGCTCGCGGGCAAGGGCGCGCTGCAGGAACTTACTCTGGCGGACGTCAAATGTCCAGTATGCCTTTCCATTTTGATCGAACCTGTCACCATGCCGTGCTCGCACACCCTGTGCATGCCGTGCTTCGTCCAGAACGTGGCTCAGACAGCCTTGGCCTGCCCTCTCTGCCGTAAAAG AATAAGTGTGTGGGTGAGGCGTTCAACCAAAGCCAAAAAGTTAGTCGACAAGAGGCTCTGGGACAAGATACAAGAAAATTTTTCAAATCTAATAGAAGCTCGCCTGCATGATGAAGATGACTTCATTTTGGAAG ACACCGATGTGCCCAAGCCTCTCGTGTGCCAGCCAGGAGAGATTCGACAAGAATATGAGGCACTGTTGGcccaagaagaacaagagagatcCTTACAGAGAACAGAAGAGGAATTAGCTTCAAGCCGATTAATTCAGCAGTTgcag gaagaagagaagatgaaactgCGAGAACGTCGTGAACGTCAGCAGCTCTTGTGTGAAAATGATGAGGCAGTAGCACAACAGGTTAAG gaggaagaaaagaagaaaaagcagccAGTAATCCTTAGCCCAGTTTCCAGCAGAAAAGGGAGTCACGCGACCAGCAAACCTACCTCAACACCCACTCGAGGGCCAATGGATATTTTCATTG GCCAGAAAACTCCCCGGTCCAGCAGTAAAAGAATTGCTCCAAGAGTGGGATATTCGTCAGGCTCAACAAGCTCAGAGATAAACTTTGGATCACCAG ACAGAAGCCTCTCACTGCCAGATAGATCTGCACGAGATGTGAACAGTACACCCACAACATCATCCTTCAGTCCAGTAAGAAGACGTAGCTTACATGCATCCACAATGGATTCCCCACGAAGACTGAATAAGGAAAAGGGTATTGATAGCATGGCTACTCGAATAGGCAGACAGCTGAGAGAAATCACTTCATCTCAGAGTTCAGAGTCTG AGTCAGAGGACATTGGCTTAAGCAGCCCAACTTGCTACAAGAAATCAGGAAAGGAGAACGTAGGAAAATCAAGTAAATTAGGAAAAGTGAAAGTTAAGAATAAAGAGAGTGAATCACACAGAACCTTCAGTGAGTGCAGCCCAGATATTGACAGCTATTGTGGAGTGAAAATGGATTATTCTCAAGACAGCTCTTATTCTAGGCTAGAAGACAGTGATGAAACAGACATTGAGGATGATAATGTAGAAAGCTCAAGTGCCTTAAGGAGATTACATGACAGTGCTAAGAAAGATGAGAGACAAAGAGCCAGTGACAGTAAGTCAGATTTGAGAATAACAGAATTATGTGATAATGTTGATGCACGGTTATCAGAACAGGGCAAGGCTTCTGCAACAGTGTCAACTCATTCATCAGATGTGCTAATACCAGATGAGGTCTTAGAAACTGAAGGCTCAAAATCA GATGATATATCCTCGTTGATAAAAGAGCAACAATTGCTAGAAGCTAGGATCCAGCAGGAAGAAGCAGACAGACTCCTAGCAGAAGCCTTGCAGAGAGAGCTCAACCAGAGACCACAG gatACTGGAAATTTTCAGGTCAACAGAAGCCGTGGATCTGAGGATGAATATTCCCTGAGAGACCGCAATCCAGCCGCCAAGAAAGCAACTCCTACCAGAAGCGTTCCTTCAAAATCTACCGTTCAGTCCAAGCTGTCACCTAACCAGTCCAAGAAACGGCAGTCAACACTCATGGAAAGcttaaaaaagagacagaaaacatgA
- the LOC125031134 gene encoding E3 ubiquitin-protein ligase rnf168-like isoform X1, with the protein MALAGKGALQELTLADVKCPVCLSILIEPVTMPCSHTLCMPCFVQNVAQTALACPLCRKRISVWVRRSTKAKKLVDKRLWDKIQENFSNLIEARLHDEDDFILEDTDVPKPLVCQPGEIRQEYEALLAQEEQERSLQRTEEELASSRLIQQLQEEEKMKLRERRERQQLLCENDEAVAQQVKEAESIKEQEEQLKLLLLLERDEVIARQIEEEEKKKKQPVILSPVSSRKGSHATSKPTSTPTRGPMDIFIGQKTPRSSSKRIAPRVGYSSGSTSSEINFGSPDRSLSLPDRSARDVNSTPTTSSFSPVRRRSLHASTMDSPRRLNKEKGIDSMATRIGRQLREITSSQSSESESEDIGLSSPTCYKKSGKENVGKSSKLGKVKVKNKESESHRTFSECSPDIDSYCGVKMDYSQDSSYSRLEDSDETDIEDDNVESSSALRRLHDSAKKDERQRASDSKSDLRITELCDNVDARLSEQGKASATVSTHSSDVLIPDEVLETEGSKSDDISSLIKEQQLLEARIQQEEADRLLAEALQRELNQRPQDTGNFQVNRSRGSEDEYSLRDRNPAAKKATPTRSVPSKSTVQSKLSPNQSKKRQSTLMESLKKRQKT; encoded by the exons ATGGCGCTCGCGGGCAAGGGCGCGCTGCAGGAACTTACTCTGGCGGACGTCAAATGTCCAGTATGCCTTTCCATTTTGATCGAACCTGTCACCATGCCGTGCTCGCACACCCTGTGCATGCCGTGCTTCGTCCAGAACGTGGCTCAGACAGCCTTGGCCTGCCCTCTCTGCCGTAAAAG AATAAGTGTGTGGGTGAGGCGTTCAACCAAAGCCAAAAAGTTAGTCGACAAGAGGCTCTGGGACAAGATACAAGAAAATTTTTCAAATCTAATAGAAGCTCGCCTGCATGATGAAGATGACTTCATTTTGGAAG ACACCGATGTGCCCAAGCCTCTCGTGTGCCAGCCAGGAGAGATTCGACAAGAATATGAGGCACTGTTGGcccaagaagaacaagagagatcCTTACAGAGAACAGAAGAGGAATTAGCTTCAAGCCGATTAATTCAGCAGTTgcag gaagaagagaagatgaaactgCGAGAACGTCGTGAACGTCAGCAGCTCTTGTGTGAAAATGATGAGGCAGTAGCACAACAGGTTAAG GAGGCAGAAAGCATAAAAGAGCAAGAGGAACAGTTGAAGCTGCTGCTGCTTCTTGAAAGAGACGAAGTTATTGCACGTCAGATTGAG gaggaagaaaagaagaaaaagcagccAGTAATCCTTAGCCCAGTTTCCAGCAGAAAAGGGAGTCACGCGACCAGCAAACCTACCTCAACACCCACTCGAGGGCCAATGGATATTTTCATTG GCCAGAAAACTCCCCGGTCCAGCAGTAAAAGAATTGCTCCAAGAGTGGGATATTCGTCAGGCTCAACAAGCTCAGAGATAAACTTTGGATCACCAG ACAGAAGCCTCTCACTGCCAGATAGATCTGCACGAGATGTGAACAGTACACCCACAACATCATCCTTCAGTCCAGTAAGAAGACGTAGCTTACATGCATCCACAATGGATTCCCCACGAAGACTGAATAAGGAAAAGGGTATTGATAGCATGGCTACTCGAATAGGCAGACAGCTGAGAGAAATCACTTCATCTCAGAGTTCAGAGTCTG AGTCAGAGGACATTGGCTTAAGCAGCCCAACTTGCTACAAGAAATCAGGAAAGGAGAACGTAGGAAAATCAAGTAAATTAGGAAAAGTGAAAGTTAAGAATAAAGAGAGTGAATCACACAGAACCTTCAGTGAGTGCAGCCCAGATATTGACAGCTATTGTGGAGTGAAAATGGATTATTCTCAAGACAGCTCTTATTCTAGGCTAGAAGACAGTGATGAAACAGACATTGAGGATGATAATGTAGAAAGCTCAAGTGCCTTAAGGAGATTACATGACAGTGCTAAGAAAGATGAGAGACAAAGAGCCAGTGACAGTAAGTCAGATTTGAGAATAACAGAATTATGTGATAATGTTGATGCACGGTTATCAGAACAGGGCAAGGCTTCTGCAACAGTGTCAACTCATTCATCAGATGTGCTAATACCAGATGAGGTCTTAGAAACTGAAGGCTCAAAATCA GATGATATATCCTCGTTGATAAAAGAGCAACAATTGCTAGAAGCTAGGATCCAGCAGGAAGAAGCAGACAGACTCCTAGCAGAAGCCTTGCAGAGAGAGCTCAACCAGAGACCACAG gatACTGGAAATTTTCAGGTCAACAGAAGCCGTGGATCTGAGGATGAATATTCCCTGAGAGACCGCAATCCAGCCGCCAAGAAAGCAACTCCTACCAGAAGCGTTCCTTCAAAATCTACCGTTCAGTCCAAGCTGTCACCTAACCAGTCCAAGAAACGGCAGTCAACACTCATGGAAAGcttaaaaaagagacagaaaacatgA
- the LOC125031134 gene encoding E3 ubiquitin-protein ligase rnf168-like isoform X2: protein MALAGKGALQELTLADVKCPVCLSILIEPVTMPCSHTLCMPCFVQNVAQTALACPLCRKRISVWVRRSTKAKKLVDKRLWDKIQENFSNLIEARLHDEDDFILEDTDVPKPLVCQPGEIRQEYEALLAQEEQERSLQRTEEELASSRLIQQLQEEEKMKLRERRERQQLLCENDEAVAQQVKEAESIKEQEEQLKLLLLLERDEVIARQIEEEEKKKKQPVILSPVSSRKGSHATSKPTSTPTRGPMDIFIGQKTPRSSSKRIAPRVGYSSGSTSSEINFGSPDRSLSLPDRSARDVNSTPTTSSFSPVRRRSLHASTMDSPRRLNKEKGIDSMATRIGRQLREITSSQSSESESEDIGLSSPTCYKKSGKENVGKSSKLGKVKVKNKESESHRTFSECSPDIDSYCGVKMDYSQDSSYSRLEDSDETDIEDDNVESSSALRRLHDSAKKDERQRASDSKSDLRITELCDNVDARLSEQGKASATVSTHSSDVLIPDEVLETEGSKSDDISSLIKEQQLLEARIQQEEADRLLAEALQRELNQRPQVNRSRGSEDEYSLRDRNPAAKKATPTRSVPSKSTVQSKLSPNQSKKRQSTLMESLKKRQKT, encoded by the exons ATGGCGCTCGCGGGCAAGGGCGCGCTGCAGGAACTTACTCTGGCGGACGTCAAATGTCCAGTATGCCTTTCCATTTTGATCGAACCTGTCACCATGCCGTGCTCGCACACCCTGTGCATGCCGTGCTTCGTCCAGAACGTGGCTCAGACAGCCTTGGCCTGCCCTCTCTGCCGTAAAAG AATAAGTGTGTGGGTGAGGCGTTCAACCAAAGCCAAAAAGTTAGTCGACAAGAGGCTCTGGGACAAGATACAAGAAAATTTTTCAAATCTAATAGAAGCTCGCCTGCATGATGAAGATGACTTCATTTTGGAAG ACACCGATGTGCCCAAGCCTCTCGTGTGCCAGCCAGGAGAGATTCGACAAGAATATGAGGCACTGTTGGcccaagaagaacaagagagatcCTTACAGAGAACAGAAGAGGAATTAGCTTCAAGCCGATTAATTCAGCAGTTgcag gaagaagagaagatgaaactgCGAGAACGTCGTGAACGTCAGCAGCTCTTGTGTGAAAATGATGAGGCAGTAGCACAACAGGTTAAG GAGGCAGAAAGCATAAAAGAGCAAGAGGAACAGTTGAAGCTGCTGCTGCTTCTTGAAAGAGACGAAGTTATTGCACGTCAGATTGAG gaggaagaaaagaagaaaaagcagccAGTAATCCTTAGCCCAGTTTCCAGCAGAAAAGGGAGTCACGCGACCAGCAAACCTACCTCAACACCCACTCGAGGGCCAATGGATATTTTCATTG GCCAGAAAACTCCCCGGTCCAGCAGTAAAAGAATTGCTCCAAGAGTGGGATATTCGTCAGGCTCAACAAGCTCAGAGATAAACTTTGGATCACCAG ACAGAAGCCTCTCACTGCCAGATAGATCTGCACGAGATGTGAACAGTACACCCACAACATCATCCTTCAGTCCAGTAAGAAGACGTAGCTTACATGCATCCACAATGGATTCCCCACGAAGACTGAATAAGGAAAAGGGTATTGATAGCATGGCTACTCGAATAGGCAGACAGCTGAGAGAAATCACTTCATCTCAGAGTTCAGAGTCTG AGTCAGAGGACATTGGCTTAAGCAGCCCAACTTGCTACAAGAAATCAGGAAAGGAGAACGTAGGAAAATCAAGTAAATTAGGAAAAGTGAAAGTTAAGAATAAAGAGAGTGAATCACACAGAACCTTCAGTGAGTGCAGCCCAGATATTGACAGCTATTGTGGAGTGAAAATGGATTATTCTCAAGACAGCTCTTATTCTAGGCTAGAAGACAGTGATGAAACAGACATTGAGGATGATAATGTAGAAAGCTCAAGTGCCTTAAGGAGATTACATGACAGTGCTAAGAAAGATGAGAGACAAAGAGCCAGTGACAGTAAGTCAGATTTGAGAATAACAGAATTATGTGATAATGTTGATGCACGGTTATCAGAACAGGGCAAGGCTTCTGCAACAGTGTCAACTCATTCATCAGATGTGCTAATACCAGATGAGGTCTTAGAAACTGAAGGCTCAAAATCA GATGATATATCCTCGTTGATAAAAGAGCAACAATTGCTAGAAGCTAGGATCCAGCAGGAAGAAGCAGACAGACTCCTAGCAGAAGCCTTGCAGAGAGAGCTCAACCAGAGACCACAG GTCAACAGAAGCCGTGGATCTGAGGATGAATATTCCCTGAGAGACCGCAATCCAGCCGCCAAGAAAGCAACTCCTACCAGAAGCGTTCCTTCAAAATCTACCGTTCAGTCCAAGCTGTCACCTAACCAGTCCAAGAAACGGCAGTCAACACTCATGGAAAGcttaaaaaagagacagaaaacatgA